Proteins from one Lacrimispora sphenoides genomic window:
- a CDS encoding ABC transporter ATP-binding protein — protein MALLEVKDLEVYYGVIKALKNISFEVNEGEIVALIGANGAGKTTTLHTITGLLKATSGTIQFDGQDITRIRGDKIVGMGMAHVPEGRRVFAALSVYENLKLGAYTRRDKNEIEETLQMIYKRFPRLLERKNQPAGTLSGGEQQMLAMGRALMSHPKVIVLDEPSMGLSPIYVNEIFDIIQEVNKSGTTVLLVEQNAKKALSIANRAYVLETGAIVLSGNAHELMNNDSVKKAYLSE, from the coding sequence ATGGCACTACTTGAAGTAAAAGACTTAGAAGTATATTATGGCGTCATCAAGGCGCTTAAGAATATTTCCTTTGAAGTAAACGAGGGTGAGATCGTAGCCCTGATCGGCGCCAACGGCGCTGGAAAAACCACGACCCTTCATACCATAACCGGTCTTTTAAAGGCGACCTCCGGTACCATCCAGTTTGATGGCCAGGATATCACAAGAATCCGGGGCGATAAAATTGTGGGCATGGGTATGGCTCATGTACCGGAAGGACGGCGGGTGTTTGCAGCTTTGAGTGTTTATGAAAATTTAAAGCTGGGCGCTTATACAAGACGGGATAAAAATGAGATAGAAGAAACCCTGCAGATGATCTACAAACGTTTCCCAAGGCTTCTGGAGAGAAAGAACCAGCCTGCGGGAACTTTAAGCGGCGGAGAGCAGCAGATGTTAGCCATGGGACGTGCACTGATGAGCCATCCAAAGGTGATTGTGCTTGACGAGCCCTCCATGGGCCTTTCCCCGATTTACGTGAATGAGATTTTTGATATTATTCAGGAAGTAAACAAGTCAGGAACAACGGTATTGTTGGTGGAGCAAAACGCAAAAAAGGCTTTGTCCATTGCAAACCGTGCTTATGTTCTGGAAACAGGGGCCATAGTGTTAAGCGGCAATGCCCATGAACTGATGAATAATGATTCGGTAAAGAAGGCATATTTAAGCGAATAA
- the rnhA gene encoding ribonuclease HI, producing the protein MTKVQLFTDGAARGNPDGPGGYGAVLQFTDSKGQLHEKTMSGGYVKTTNNRMELMAAIAGLEALTRPCQVELYSDSKYVTDAFNQHWIENWVKNNWKRGKSGPVKNIDLWERLLKAIEPHQVTFHWVKGHAGHPQNERCDVLATSAADGDDLQVDEGI; encoded by the coding sequence GTGACGAAAGTACAATTATTTACCGACGGAGCTGCAAGAGGAAACCCTGACGGGCCAGGAGGCTATGGCGCGGTTTTGCAATTTACTGATTCCAAAGGGCAGCTCCACGAAAAAACCATGTCAGGTGGATATGTAAAAACCACCAACAACCGTATGGAACTTATGGCGGCCATTGCAGGTCTGGAAGCGTTAACCAGGCCATGTCAGGTAGAACTATACTCTGATTCCAAATATGTGACAGACGCATTTAATCAGCATTGGATTGAGAATTGGGTAAAAAACAACTGGAAGAGGGGCAAAAGCGGCCCTGTAAAGAACATTGACCTATGGGAAAGGCTGTTAAAGGCCATAGAACCTCATCAGGTGACTTTTCACTGGGTAAAGGGACATGCCGGCCACCCTCAGAATGAGAGGTGTGACGTGCTGGCCACAAGCGCTGCAGATGGAGATGATCTGCAGGTCGACGAAGGGATATGA
- a CDS encoding lysozyme inhibitor LprI family protein, with the protein MNKNRGIWIVIGSILVIGILITLATSTFIKSKENVSDPLGITGLSNSEIPDDQAEAKGYGGTPELFSADMAAPQEAPASAAESKMRKAGPAAAPNAETAAENRSQPADAELRMKSAAVSDQAEPVPQAEENSNEASIEETVISPISPDLKSRQANAAAPAEGAAYYQKHLLELDAQIKKMREESGDSNTYSMKVLVDKEFKLWNREQNAIYTAIIEGLTDEDKETLETSQQAWIKSRDAKAEEAAKKYSGGSLEEVEYTASLAESTRARAYDLVTEYMDVLSLKEEQ; encoded by the coding sequence ATGAATAAAAATAGAGGAATTTGGATTGTAATTGGAAGCATTCTGGTCATCGGGATCCTCATAACCCTTGCCACATCCACGTTTATAAAAAGCAAGGAAAATGTTTCGGATCCTTTGGGAATCACTGGGCTTTCAAACTCCGAAATTCCGGATGACCAAGCAGAGGCAAAAGGCTATGGCGGAACGCCGGAATTGTTTTCAGCGGATATGGCGGCTCCCCAGGAAGCGCCTGCTTCTGCAGCGGAATCAAAGATGAGAAAAGCCGGTCCGGCAGCCGCCCCAAATGCTGAAACCGCAGCGGAAAACAGATCCCAGCCGGCAGATGCCGAGCTTCGGATGAAAAGTGCTGCAGTTTCTGACCAGGCAGAACCGGTTCCCCAGGCAGAGGAAAACTCTAACGAGGCTTCCATAGAGGAAACTGTAATCTCTCCCATAAGTCCGGATTTAAAAAGCCGGCAGGCGAATGCAGCCGCTCCTGCGGAGGGGGCAGCCTATTATCAAAAGCATTTGCTGGAACTGGATGCCCAGATCAAAAAGATGCGGGAGGAATCAGGAGATTCAAATACCTATTCCATGAAAGTCCTGGTAGATAAGGAATTTAAGCTGTGGAACAGGGAACAGAATGCGATTTATACCGCTATTATAGAAGGGTTGACTGACGAAGATAAGGAAACCCTTGAAACCTCACAGCAGGCATGGATCAAAAGCAGGGATGCAAAGGCAGAAGAGGCCGCAAAAAAATACAGCGGCGGAAGCCTGGAAGAGGTTGAGTACACTGCTTCCTTGGCAGAGTCCACTAGGGCGCGGGCCTATGATTTGGTAACAGAATACATGGATGTCCTCTCTTTAAAAGAGGAACAGTAA
- a CDS encoding MBL fold metallo-hydrolase RNA specificity domain-containing protein has product MKLMFIGAAREVTGSCHYLEAAGFKILVDCGMEQGIDKFVNVDLPVSYAEIDYVLLTHAHIDHAGMLPFIYARGFRGRVISTVATADLCGIMLKDSAHIQESETEWKNRKARRAGLPEEEPLYGINDAMGVLELFHSYNYNEKVELEDGFTIRFIDVGHLLGSASVEIWITEGGISKKIVFSGDIGNKNKPLIRDPHYIKEADYVVMECTYGDRLHGVIPDHVSILAGIVQKTLDSGGNVVIPAFAVGRTQELLYMFRRIKAEKLVTGHDGFEVYVDSPLAVEATQIFKDNLVDCYDEETKELVMKGINPISFPGLKLSVTSEESKNINFNSKPKVIISAAGMCDAGRIRHHLKHNLWRRSCTIVFTGYQSIGTLGRSLIEGCSEVRLFGETIQVEAHIEQMEGMSSHADMEGLIAWLNAFEEKPRQVFLVHGDDLVCSSFEQLLEKDYGYRVKAPHSGSVYDLSLGRWLDETEGVAVVKGPEISKKPVGVYGRLFAAGERLLQVIRHNEGGANKDLAKFADQINSLCDKWDR; this is encoded by the coding sequence ATGAAATTAATGTTCATCGGCGCAGCCCGCGAGGTAACCGGGAGCTGTCATTATCTGGAAGCTGCCGGTTTTAAAATCCTTGTGGACTGCGGTATGGAGCAGGGGATTGATAAATTTGTAAATGTGGATCTGCCAGTCAGCTATGCGGAAATTGATTATGTTCTTTTGACCCATGCCCATATCGATCACGCAGGAATGCTTCCTTTTATCTATGCAAGAGGGTTCCGGGGACGGGTGATCTCCACCGTGGCAACCGCCGATCTTTGCGGAATTATGCTGAAGGACAGCGCCCATATTCAGGAGTCTGAAACAGAATGGAAGAACAGAAAAGCCAGGCGGGCTGGCCTCCCGGAAGAAGAACCCCTGTACGGAATCAATGATGCCATGGGCGTATTGGAGCTGTTTCATTCCTACAATTACAACGAAAAGGTGGAACTGGAGGATGGCTTTACTATCCGCTTTATAGACGTAGGCCATCTTCTTGGTTCCGCCTCTGTTGAAATCTGGATCACAGAAGGCGGAATCTCTAAAAAAATCGTATTTTCCGGTGATATCGGCAACAAGAACAAGCCCTTAATCCGTGACCCTCACTACATAAAAGAGGCGGATTATGTGGTTATGGAATGCACCTACGGAGACCGGCTTCACGGTGTGATACCGGATCATGTTTCCATTCTTGCAGGCATTGTCCAAAAGACCCTTGACAGTGGTGGAAACGTGGTAATACCCGCATTTGCAGTGGGAAGGACCCAGGAGCTCCTTTATATGTTCCGCCGAATCAAAGCAGAGAAGCTGGTCACCGGTCATGATGGGTTTGAGGTTTATGTCGACAGCCCTCTGGCAGTGGAAGCAACCCAAATTTTTAAAGATAATCTGGTAGACTGCTATGATGAAGAAACAAAGGAACTGGTCATGAAAGGTATCAACCCCATATCCTTTCCAGGCCTGAAGCTGTCGGTTACCAGTGAAGAATCCAAGAACATTAATTTTAATTCAAAACCAAAAGTAATCATTTCAGCGGCGGGCATGTGTGATGCAGGCCGTATCCGCCATCACTTAAAGCATAATTTATGGAGACGGTCTTGTACGATCGTTTTCACCGGATACCAGTCCATAGGAACCTTGGGAAGGAGCCTGATTGAAGGCTGCAGTGAAGTAAGGCTGTTTGGCGAAACCATTCAGGTGGAAGCCCATATAGAACAGATGGAGGGAATGAGTTCCCACGCAGATATGGAAGGATTGATTGCCTGGTTGAACGCTTTTGAAGAAAAACCGCGACAAGTATTTCTGGTACACGGTGATGATCTGGTTTGCAGCTCCTTTGAGCAGCTCCTTGAGAAGGATTACGGATACAGGGTAAAGGCCCCTCACTCCGGTTCTGTTTATGATCTTTCCCTTGGGAGATGGCTGGATGAGACAGAGGGTGTTGCAGTTGTCAAAGGACCGGAAATCTCAAAAAAACCAGTGGGTGTTTATGGAAGGCTTTTTGCTGCCGGCGAAAGGCTTTTGCAGGTTATCCGTCATAACGAAGGCGGAGCCAATAAAGATCTTGCCAAATTTGCGGATCAAATTAATTCTTTATGTGATAAATGGGATAGATAA
- a CDS encoding YabP/YqfC family sporulation protein, giving the protein MFEESKEKAASALKLPKDVVMGEVLVSFLGRHSVVIENYRSIILYTDCSIKLQAKNCRVIIGGSRLMIEYYTNEEMKINGYIKSLEFE; this is encoded by the coding sequence ATGTTTGAGGAATCAAAGGAAAAAGCAGCTTCCGCCTTAAAACTCCCGAAGGACGTGGTTATGGGAGAAGTGCTTGTATCTTTTCTTGGACGTCATAGCGTTGTAATAGAAAATTACCGAAGCATTATCCTGTATACAGACTGTTCCATCAAACTTCAGGCAAAAAACTGTCGGGTGATCATTGGCGGTAGCAGGCTGATGATTGAATACTACACCAATGAGGAGATGAAAATCAACGGTTATATAAAATCCCTGGAATTTGAATAA
- the rpsU gene encoding 30S ribosomal protein S21 produces MSNVIVKDNETLDSALRRFKRNCAKAGIQQEIRKREHYEKPSVRRKKKSEAARKRKYN; encoded by the coding sequence ATGTCAAATGTTATCGTTAAAGACAACGAGACCTTAGATAGTGCTTTACGCAGATTCAAAAGAAACTGTGCAAAAGCAGGTATCCAGCAGGAAATTCGTAAGAGAGAGCATTACGAGAAACCAAGCGTTAGACGCAAGAAAAAGTCTGAAGCTGCAAGAAAACGTAAATATAACTAA
- the spoIVA gene encoding stage IV sporulation protein A gives MDNYNVYNDIKARTNGEIYIGVVGPVRTGKSTFIKRFMELMVLPGMEDEHQKTQTRDELPQSAAGKTIMTTEPKFIPKEAATIRLGDEIETKVRLIDCVGFMVDGAAGHIENDEERLVKTPWFDYEIPFTKAAEIGTRKVINDHSTIGVVITTDGSIGELKRPNYIAAEERTVQELKNLGKPFIILLNSARPYSEETAALSKDISQKYGVTVMPINCEQLKKDDVNNILERVLKEFPVTEMDFFIPKWLEILPATHWLKAQVIQAAKDMVKKVSHMKDVSSDLFDGSTESVRSIKIQNLNMADGSVSVAMDVDDSYYYQILSDYVGLPIEGEYQLMQTLSELAKMKAEYEKVNQAMSQVRFKGYGIVTPERSEIILDEPEVIKHGNKYGVKMRAEAPSINLIKAHIQTEIAPIVGSEQQAEDLIAYIKENARDSEDGIWNTNIFGKSIEQIVEDGIQQKVSQLTEDCQIKLQDTLQKIINDSNGGMICIII, from the coding sequence ATGGACAATTATAACGTATACAATGATATCAAAGCCCGAACCAACGGAGAAATCTACATTGGAGTTGTGGGGCCGGTAAGAACAGGAAAGTCGACTTTTATCAAGCGTTTTATGGAATTAATGGTTCTGCCGGGCATGGAGGATGAACACCAGAAAACTCAGACAAGGGACGAACTGCCCCAGAGTGCGGCAGGAAAAACCATCATGACCACAGAACCAAAATTCATCCCCAAAGAAGCGGCAACCATCCGTTTGGGAGATGAGATCGAAACAAAAGTCCGCTTGATCGACTGTGTAGGCTTTATGGTAGACGGTGCTGCCGGTCACATTGAAAATGATGAAGAGCGGCTTGTGAAAACACCCTGGTTTGATTACGAGATCCCTTTTACAAAAGCGGCAGAAATCGGAACCAGAAAGGTCATTAATGACCATTCTACCATTGGCGTAGTCATAACCACAGACGGTTCCATCGGCGAACTGAAGCGTCCCAACTACATAGCTGCAGAAGAGCGTACCGTACAGGAATTAAAAAACCTTGGGAAACCATTTATTATTCTGCTCAATTCTGCAAGGCCGTATTCTGAGGAAACAGCGGCTCTTTCAAAGGATATAAGCCAGAAATACGGGGTAACGGTCATGCCCATTAACTGTGAACAGTTAAAGAAGGATGACGTAAATAACATCCTTGAACGGGTATTAAAGGAATTCCCTGTAACAGAAATGGATTTCTTCATTCCTAAATGGCTTGAGATCCTCCCTGCTACCCACTGGCTGAAAGCCCAGGTAATCCAGGCTGCAAAAGATATGGTAAAAAAAGTATCCCACATGAAGGACGTATCATCAGACTTATTTGACGGATCAACAGAAAGCGTCCGGTCCATTAAGATCCAGAACTTAAATATGGCCGACGGCAGCGTATCCGTTGCAATGGATGTGGATGACAGTTATTATTATCAGATTTTAAGCGACTATGTAGGGCTTCCGATAGAGGGAGAATACCAGTTGATGCAAACCTTAAGCGAGCTTGCAAAGATGAAGGCAGAATACGAAAAGGTTAATCAGGCCATGAGCCAGGTTCGTTTCAAAGGTTATGGAATCGTAACTCCGGAACGGTCCGAAATTATACTGGATGAACCGGAAGTCATTAAGCACGGTAATAAATACGGAGTAAAAATGCGGGCAGAAGCACCTTCCATCAATTTAATCAAAGCCCATATCCAGACGGAGATCGCTCCTATTGTCGGAAGCGAACAGCAGGCAGAAGATCTGATCGCTTACATTAAAGAAAATGCAAGAGATAGCGAAGATGGAATATGGAACACCAATATCTTTGGAAAATCCATTGAACAGATCGTGGAAGACGGCATTCAGCAAAAAGTTTCCCAGCTTACGGAAGACTGTCAAATAAAACTTCAGGACACCCTCCAAAAAATAATTAACGATAGTAATGGCGGTATGATTTGCATTATTATCTAA
- the alaS gene encoding alanine--tRNA ligase, with protein MFLEFFESKGHLAMKSFSLVPHNDNSLLLINSGMAPLKPYFTGQEIPPRKRVTTCQKCIRTGDIENVGKTARHGTFFEMLGNFSFGDYFKDEAIHWSWEFLTQVVGLDPDRLYPSVYLEDDEAFEIWNKKIGIAPERIFRFGKADNFWEHGAGPCGPCSEIYYDRGEKYGCGKPDCTVGCECDRYMEVWNNVFTQFENDGHGNYEELQQKNIDTGMGLERLAVVVQDVDSIFDVDTIKALLNRVAELARTEYKKDPDVDVSLRLITDHVRSCTFMISDGIMPSNEGRGYVLRRLLRRAARHGRLLGIEGKFLADLSATVIDLSKDGYPELEEKKAMILKVLTQEEDKFNKTIDQGLAILGELEEEMIKEKITILSGENAFKLYDTYGFPLDLTLEILEEKNFSVDEDGFKAAMQKQRETARNARKTTNYMGADVTVYQSIDPAITTEFIGYDKLVCDSKILVLTSETDLVEALTDGETGTIVTEQTVFYGTMGGQQGDVGRIVSDMGEFKVEDTIHLQGGKVGHVGRMIKGMLQTGDVVTLKVCENNRQNTGKNHSATHLLQKALRAVLGNHVEQAGSLVDGDRLRFDFTHFSAMTLKEIQQVETLVNEKIKESLPVKTEIMSLEEAKKSGAMALFGEKYGDSVRVVKMGDFSTELCGGTHINNTGVIGSFKILSETGIAAGVRRIEALTGDGLMHYYQETEKELLEAAKIVKTTPSSLTEKLQSLLEEIKALHSENEKLKSKLAKDSLGNVMDQVKEIKGVKVLATKVLDVDMNGLRNLGDQLKDKIGDGVIVIASVQDDKVNLMATVTEDAQKKGAHAGNLIKAIASLVGGGGGGRPNMAQAGGKNPAGVDACLEKVAEIVAEQLN; from the coding sequence ATGTTCCTTGAATTTTTTGAGAGTAAGGGACATCTGGCGATGAAAAGCTTCTCCCTGGTTCCACATAATGATAACAGCTTGTTGTTAATCAACTCGGGCATGGCTCCCCTTAAGCCATATTTTACAGGCCAGGAAATCCCGCCAAGAAAAAGGGTGACTACCTGTCAGAAGTGTATCCGGACAGGAGATATTGAGAACGTTGGCAAGACAGCCCGCCACGGCACATTCTTTGAGATGCTGGGAAACTTTTCCTTTGGGGATTATTTTAAGGATGAGGCGATTCACTGGTCATGGGAATTTTTGACCCAGGTAGTCGGCCTTGACCCGGACAGGCTGTATCCCTCCGTATATCTGGAAGACGATGAGGCCTTCGAAATCTGGAATAAGAAAATCGGCATTGCGCCCGAGCGTATTTTCCGTTTTGGAAAGGCAGACAATTTCTGGGAGCACGGCGCAGGTCCCTGCGGCCCCTGTTCTGAGATTTACTACGACAGGGGAGAGAAGTACGGCTGCGGCAAGCCAGACTGTACCGTTGGCTGTGAATGCGACCGTTATATGGAAGTGTGGAATAATGTATTCACACAGTTTGAAAATGACGGCCATGGAAATTATGAGGAATTACAGCAGAAGAACATTGATACCGGCATGGGACTGGAACGTCTGGCCGTAGTTGTTCAGGATGTAGATTCCATTTTTGATGTGGATACCATTAAAGCTCTTTTAAACCGTGTGGCTGAACTGGCCCGGACAGAATACAAGAAGGATCCTGATGTGGATGTATCCCTTCGGCTGATCACAGATCACGTCCGGTCCTGTACCTTTATGATATCCGATGGCATCATGCCCTCCAATGAGGGACGGGGCTATGTTCTCCGCCGCCTCTTAAGAAGAGCAGCCCGCCATGGAAGACTTCTGGGAATCGAAGGAAAGTTCCTTGCAGACTTGTCCGCCACCGTGATTGACTTATCTAAGGATGGATATCCGGAGCTGGAAGAAAAGAAAGCTATGATTCTAAAAGTTCTGACCCAGGAGGAAGACAAGTTTAACAAGACCATTGACCAGGGCCTTGCAATACTTGGCGAGCTGGAAGAGGAGATGATAAAAGAGAAGATCACTATCCTTTCCGGTGAGAATGCTTTCAAATTATATGATACCTACGGATTCCCTCTGGATCTGACTCTGGAGATTCTGGAAGAAAAGAATTTCAGTGTGGATGAAGACGGCTTTAAGGCTGCTATGCAAAAGCAGAGGGAAACAGCCAGAAATGCCAGAAAAACCACCAATTACATGGGGGCTGATGTCACTGTCTACCAGTCCATTGATCCTGCCATTACAACGGAGTTTATCGGCTATGATAAGCTGGTTTGTGATTCCAAAATCCTTGTTCTCACTTCGGAAACAGACTTAGTGGAGGCGCTTACCGACGGAGAGACCGGAACCATTGTGACGGAACAGACCGTATTTTACGGAACCATGGGAGGCCAGCAGGGCGATGTAGGCAGAATCGTAAGTGATATGGGCGAATTTAAGGTGGAAGATACCATCCATTTACAGGGTGGAAAAGTGGGCCATGTGGGCAGAATGATAAAGGGAATGCTGCAGACCGGAGATGTGGTTACCTTAAAGGTTTGTGAAAATAACCGCCAGAATACGGGGAAAAACCACAGTGCAACCCATCTTCTCCAGAAAGCCTTAAGAGCAGTTCTGGGCAATCATGTAGAGCAGGCCGGTTCCTTAGTTGACGGAGACAGGCTGCGTTTCGACTTTACTCATTTCTCAGCCATGACACTTAAGGAAATCCAACAGGTGGAAACTCTGGTAAATGAGAAAATCAAGGAATCTCTTCCTGTAAAAACGGAAATCATGTCTTTAGAGGAAGCCAAAAAATCAGGTGCTATGGCACTGTTTGGGGAAAAATACGGCGATTCGGTCCGCGTTGTGAAAATGGGAGACTTTTCCACAGAGCTTTGCGGCGGCACCCATATTAACAATACGGGAGTCATTGGCTCTTTTAAGATCCTGTCTGAAACCGGTATCGCAGCCGGAGTCCGGAGAATCGAAGCCCTGACCGGAGACGGCCTGATGCATTATTATCAGGAAACAGAAAAAGAGCTTCTTGAAGCAGCAAAGATTGTCAAGACAACACCATCATCCCTGACGGAAAAACTACAGTCCCTTTTAGAAGAAATAAAAGCCCTGCATTCTGAGAATGAAAAGTTAAAAAGCAAACTTGCAAAAGACTCTCTTGGAAATGTAATGGATCAGGTGAAAGAGATTAAGGGAGTTAAGGTTCTTGCCACAAAGGTGCTTGATGTGGATATGAATGGACTCCGCAATCTGGGCGACCAGCTGAAAGATAAAATAGGAGATGGAGTCATTGTAATCGCCTCTGTTCAGGATGATAAAGTAAATCTGATGGCTACTGTGACGGAAGACGCACAGAAAAAGGGAGCTCATGCAGGCAACTTGATCAAAGCCATTGCTTCCTTAGTCGGAGGCGGCGGGGGCGGTCGTCCGAATATGGCTCAGGCAGGCGGAAAGAATCCGGCAGGAGTGGATGCATGCCTTGAAAAAGTTGCGGAAATTGTTGCAGAACAGCTGAATTAA